A region of Sugiyamaella lignohabitans strain CBS 10342 chromosome A, complete sequence DNA encodes the following proteins:
- the SKI6 gene encoding Ski6p (Exosome non-catalytic core component; involved in 3'-5' RNA processing and degradation in both the nucleus and the cytoplasm; has similarity to E. coli RNase PH and to human hRrp41p (EXOSC4); GO_component: GO:0005737 - cytoplasm [Evidence IEA,IEA]; GO_component: GO:0000177 - cytoplasmic exosome (RNase complex) [Evidence IDA] [PMID 10465791]; GO_component: GO:0000177 - cytoplasmic exosome (RNase complex) [Evidence IDA] [PMID 19046973]; GO_component: GO:0000178 - exosome (RNase complex) [Evidence IEA]; GO_component: GO:0000176 - nuclear exosome (RNase complex) [Evidence IDA] [PMID 10465791]; GO_component: GO:0000176 - nuclear exosome (RNase complex) [Evidence IDA] [PMID 19046973]; GO_component: GO:0005730 - nucleolus [Evidence IEA]; GO_component: GO:0005634 - nucleus [Evidence IEA]; GO_function: GO:0003723 - RNA binding [Evidence IEA]; GO_function: GO:0003674 - molecular_function [Evidence ND]; GO_process: GO:0034473 - U1 snRNA 3'-end processing [Evidence IGI,IMP] [PMID 10508172]; GO_process: GO:0034475 - U4 snRNA 3'-end processing [Evidence IGI,IMP] [PMID 10508172]; GO_process: GO:0034475 - U4 snRNA 3'-end processing [Evidence IMP] [PMID 10611222]; GO_process: GO:0034476 - U5 snRNA 3'-end processing [Evidence IGI,IMP] [PMID 10508172]; GO_process: GO:0000467 - exonucleolytic trimming to generate mature 3'-end of 5.8S rRNA from tricistronic rRNA transcript (SSU-rRNA, 5.8S rRNA, LSU-rRNA) [Evidence IMP] [PMID 10508172]; GO_process: GO:0000467 - exonucleolytic trimming to generate mature 3'-end of 5.8S rRNA from tricistronic rRNA transcript (SSU-rRNA, 5.8S rRNA, LSU-rRNA) [Evidence IMP] [PMID 9390555]; GO_process: GO:0070651 - nonfunctional rRNA decay [Evidence IC] [PMID 10465791]; GO_process: GO:0071028 - nuclear mRNA surveillance [Evidence IGI,IMP] [PMID 11030620]; GO_process: GO:0071039 - nuclear polyadenylation-dependent CUT catabolic process [Evidence IMP] [PMID 18591258]; GO_process: GO:0071042 - nuclear polyadenylation-dependent mRNA catabolic process [Evidence IC] [PMID 10465791]; GO_process: GO:0071038 - nuclear polyadenylation-dependent tRNA catabolic process [Evidence IDA] [PMID 15828860]; GO_process: GO:0071038 - nuclear polyadenylation-dependent tRNA catabolic process [Evidence IDA] [PMID 17643380]; GO_process: GO:0070478 - nuclear-transcribed mRNA catabolic process, 3'-5' exonucleolytic nonsense-mediated decay [Evidence IGI] [PMID 12769863]; GO_process: GO:0070478 - nuclear-transcribed mRNA catabolic process, 3'-5' exonucleolytic nonsense-mediated decay [Evidence IGI,IMP] [PMID 12881429]; GO_process: GO:0034427 - nuclear-transcribed mRNA catabolic process, exonucleolytic, 3'-5' [Evidence IMP] [PMID 9482746]; GO_process: GO:0070481 - nuclear-transcribed mRNA catabolic process, non-stop decay [Evidence IC] [PMID 10465791]; GO_process: GO:0071051 - polyadenylation-dependent snoRNA 3'-end processing [Evidence IMP] [PMID 10611222]; GO_process: GO:0016075 - rRNA catabolic process [Evidence IMP] [PMID 10508172]; GO_process: GO:0006364 - rRNA processing [Evidence IEA]) — MNLDSTFLSVNISVSPFSTVDRKKRPRNDRRIQECAMSIQRTFQEAIMGHLHSRTEIVISLHVLAQDGGFFAACINATSLALIDAGVPMYDYVSACSTALYDSISPLLDPNNAEESDLPFLTVATIGKTEKVSMLLLESKVPLDRLESLIAVTISGCHSLRDQMDRQVRKHGHLRITKRSE, encoded by the coding sequence ATGAATTTGGATTCGACCTTTTTGTCGGTGAATATCTCAGTGTCTCCATTCAGTACAGTGGACCGTAAGAAACGGCCACGTAATGATAGAAGAATCCAGGAATGTGCCATGTCTATTCAACGGACGTTTCAAGAGGCTATTATGGGTCATTTACATTCTCGGACCGAGATTGTGATCTCGCTTCATGTTCTGGCACAAGACGGCGGGTTCTTTGCTGCGTGTATAAATGCCACCAGTTTAGCATTGATAGATGCTGGTGTTCCCATGTACGACTATGTCAGCGCATGTTCGACTGCTTTATACGACTCAATCAGTCCTCTTCTGGACCCTAACAATGCCGAAGAGTCAGATCTGCCTTTCCTCACTGTAGCCACTATCGGCAAGACCGAAAAAGTATCTATGCTTCTCCTCGAAAGCAAAGTACCACTCGACCGTCTAGAATCGCTCATTGCTGTCACTATCTCGGGCTGTCATTCCCTTCGCGACCAAATGGACCGTCAAGTCCGCAAGCACGGCCACTTACGCATCACCAAACGCTCCGAATAG
- the PUS9 gene encoding pseudouridine synthase PUS9 (Mitochondrial tRNA:pseudouridine synthase; catalyzes the formation of pseudouridine at position 32 in mitochondrial tRNAs; contains an N-terminal mitochondrial targeting sequence; PUS9 has a paralog, RIB2, that arose from the whole genome duplication; GO_component: GO:0005737 - cytoplasm [Evidence IDA] [PMID 14562095]; GO_component: GO:0005739 - mitochondrion [Evidence IEA,IEA]; GO_component: GO:0005739 - mitochondrion [Evidence IMP,ISM] [PMID 15466869]; GO_component: GO:0005634 - nucleus [Evidence IDA] [PMID 14562095]; GO_function: GO:0003723 - RNA binding [Evidence IEA,IEA]; GO_function: GO:0016853 - isomerase activity [Evidence IEA]; GO_function: GO:0009982 - pseudouridine synthase activity [Evidence IEA]; GO_function: GO:0009982 - pseudouridine synthase activity [Evidence IDA,IMP] [PMID 15466869]; GO_process: GO:0009451 - RNA modification [Evidence IEA]; GO_process: GO:0001522 - pseudouridine synthesis [Evidence IEA]; GO_process: GO:0008033 - tRNA processing [Evidence IEA]; GO_process: GO:0031119 - tRNA pseudouridine synthesis [Evidence IDA,IMP] [PMID 15466869]) has protein sequence MASPSPSISDTPTPGPVSESEAPENVLLKTRRNRSRSNSSSSVTSSTNSAKQLRDGRKRDEGGFRIKRQQIESQSPIGKGAVVSINDEVAQGAQYIIDGPLRRVPPYYFTYLTYCKLRWRDRLLYDIFVTEFRDRDKDYYVSCGGSNTNWIVCYFSY, from the coding sequence ATGGCTTCACCCAGTCCAAGTATCAGTGATACTCCTACACCAGGACCAGTATCTGAAtcagaagcaccagaaaaTGTTCTATTAAAAACTAGGCGAAATAGAAGTCGAAGTAATAGTTCATCATCTGTTACCAGCAGTACTAATAGTGCCAAACAGCTACGTGATGGCCGTAAACGTGATGAGGGTGGATTCCGAATCAAGAGACAGCAAATTGAATCACAAAGCCCTATTGGCAAAGGCGCCGTGGTATCTATTAATGACGAAGTAGCTCAAGGTGCACAATATATTATCGATGGTCCATTACGTCGCGTTCCACCGTATTACTTCACATACTTGACATACTGCAAACTGCGATGGAGAGACCGTCTGTTGTACGATATATTTGTAACCGAATTCCGGGATAGGGACAAGGACTATTATGTAAGTTGTGGTGGATCTAATACCAATTGGATTGTGTGTTATTTCTCTTACTAA
- the DBP8 gene encoding ATP-dependent RNA helicase DBP8 (ATPase, putative RNA helicase of the DEAD-box family; component of 90S preribosome complex involved in production of 18S rRNA and assembly of 40S small ribosomal subunit; ATPase activity stimulated by association with Esf2p; GO_component: GO:0030686 - 90S preribosome [Evidence IDA] [PMID 12150911]; GO_component: GO:0005730 - nucleolus [Evidence IEA]; GO_component: GO:0005730 - nucleolus [Evidence IDA] [PMID 11222764]; GO_component: GO:0005634 - nucleus [Evidence IEA]; GO_function: GO:0005524 - ATP binding [Evidence IEA,IEA]; GO_function: GO:0004004 - ATP-dependent RNA helicase activity [Evidence IMP] [PMID 11222764]; GO_function: GO:0008026 - ATP-dependent helicase activity [Evidence IEA]; GO_function: GO:0016887 - ATPase activity [Evidence IDA] [PMID 16772403]; GO_function: GO:0003723 - RNA binding [Evidence IEA]; GO_function: GO:0004386 - helicase activity [Evidence IEA,IEA]; GO_function: GO:0016787 - hydrolase activity [Evidence IEA]; GO_function: GO:0003676 - nucleic acid binding [Evidence IEA]; GO_function: GO:0000166 - nucleotide binding [Evidence IEA]; GO_process: GO:0006200 - ATP catabolic process [Evidence IEA]; GO_process: GO:0000480 - endonucleolytic cleavage in 5'-ETS of tricistronic rRNA transcript (SSU-rRNA, 5.8S rRNA, LSU-rRNA) [Evidence IMP] [PMID 11222764]; GO_process: GO:0000447 - endonucleolytic cleavage in ITS1 to separate SSU-rRNA from 5.8S rRNA and LSU-rRNA from tricistronic rRNA transcript (SSU-rRNA, 5.8S rRNA, LSU-rRNA) [Evidence IMP] [PMID 11222764]; GO_process: GO:0000472 - endonucleolytic cleavage to generate mature 5'-end of SSU-rRNA from (SSU-rRNA, 5.8S rRNA, LSU-rRNA) [Evidence IMP] [PMID 11222764]; GO_process: GO:0006364 - rRNA processing [Evidence IEA]; GO_process: GO:0042254 - ribosome biogenesis [Evidence IEA]): MVHETRYFAGGEMSFESLGVSKWLVEALNVMAIHSPSAIQSACIPAILDGRDCIGGAKTGSGKTIAFAAPMLTKWSLDPFGICGLILTPTRELAIQIAEQFAALGANMNVRTAVIVGGVDMVNQTLELQRRPHFVIATPGRLADHIKSSGPEAMNGLKRVQYLVLDEADRLLSSSFAEDLEECINILPPPEKRQTLLFTATITDAVRSLQDAPVKPGKKRPFMHEVVTDDAVAIPASLSQSFLLVPSYVKEAYLFSILTHEDNKNKSAIVFVNRTKTAELLRRVLQSLEVRATSLHSQMPQSERINALGRFRAEAARVLVATDVAGRGLDIPVVEMVINFDIPADADDYVHRVGRTARAGRAGESISLVTERDVSRIENIEKRVGSKMDKYEKVTDTQVIETSLKKISTAKREAGMDMDKENFGERKRIQKEKKASFVSKRSQRKHM, translated from the coding sequence ATGGTTCATGAGACAAGATattttgctggtggtgagatGTCGTTTGAGTCGCTGGGTGTGTCGAAATGGCTGGTGGAGGCGCTGAATGTGATGGCTATCCATTCGCCGTCCGCTATTCAGAGTGCCTGTATTCCTGCTATATTAGACGGACGTGACTGTATTGGAGGAGCCAAGACTGGTTCGGGTAAGACTATCGCTTTTGCTGCTCCGATGTTGACGAAATGGTCTTTGGATCCGTTTGGGATTTGTGGTCTTATTTTGACACCCACAAGGGAACTGGCTATTCAGATCGCTGAACAGTTTGCTGCTCTGGGTGCAAACATGAACGTGCGAACTGCCGTGATTGTGGGTGGTGTAGATATGGTGAACCAGACTCTCGAGCTTCAAAGAAGACCTCATTTTGTTATTGCTACGCCTGGTAGACTGGCAGATCATATTAAAAGTAGTGGTCCTGAAGCCATGAATGGATTGAAAAGAGTTCAATATCTTGTTCTCGATGAAGCTGATAGATTGCTGAGTAGCAGTTTTGCAGAGGACTTGGAGGAATGTATTAATATCCTTCCTCCTCCTGAGAAACGCCAGACATTACTATTCACTGCTACTATCACAGATGCTGTGAGATCGCTTCAGGATGCTCCAGTTAAGCCTGGTAAGAAGCGACCATTTATGCATGAAGTAGTTACTGATGATGCAGTGGCTATTCCCGCTTCTCTGTCACAGTCATTCCTTTTAGTTCCCTCTTATGTCAAAGAGgcttatttattcagcATTCTCACTCATGAAgataacaaaaacaaatcggctattgtttttgttaaTAGAACCAAAACGGCAGAACTGTTGCGACGAGTGCTGCAAAGCTTAGAAGTGCGAGCCACCTCTTTACATTCGCAAATGCCACAATCCGAACGAATCAATGCTCTTGGTAGATTCCGAGCTGAAGCTGCACGAGTTCTTGTAGCCACTGATGTTGCTGGTAGAGGTCTGGATATTCCAGTGGTAGAAATGGTCATTAACTTTGACAttcctgctgatgctgacgaCTATGTTCACCGAGTAGGTCGTACCGCTCGTGCTGGTAGAGCTGGTGAGAGTATATCTCTCGTCACAGAACGTGATGTGAGTCGTATTGAGAACATCGAGAAACGAGTCGGCAGTAAAATGGACAAGTACGAGAAGGTCACCGATACCCAAGTCATCGAGACATCTCTCAAGAAAATCTCCACTGCCAAGCGTGAAGCTGGCATGGACATGGACAAAGAGAACTTTGGAGAACGAAAACGTAttcagaaagagaagaaagccTCATTCGTGTCCAAACGCTCGCAACGAAAGCATATGtaa
- the SDA1 gene encoding Sda1p (Protein required for actin organization and passage through Start; highly conserved nuclear protein; required for actin cytoskeleton organization; plays a critical role in G1 events; binds Nap1p; involved in 60S ribosome biogenesis; GO_component: GO:0005730 - nucleolus [Evidence IEA]; GO_component: GO:0005634 - nucleus [Evidence IEA]; GO_component: GO:0005634 - nucleus [Evidence IDA] [PMID 10704371]; GO_function: GO:0003674 - molecular_function [Evidence ND]; GO_process: GO:0030036 - actin cytoskeleton organization [Evidence IEA]; GO_process: GO:0030036 - actin cytoskeleton organization [Evidence IMP] [PMID 10704371]; GO_process: GO:0007049 - cell cycle [Evidence IEA]; GO_process: GO:0015031 - protein transport [Evidence IEA]; GO_process: GO:0042273 - ribosomal large subunit biogenesis [Evidence IEA]; GO_process: GO:0042273 - ribosomal large subunit biogenesis [Evidence IMP] [PMID 15107621]; GO_process: GO:0000055 - ribosomal large subunit export from nucleus [Evidence IEA]; GO_process: GO:0000055 - ribosomal large subunit export from nucleus [Evidence IMP] [PMID 15107621]; GO_process: GO:0042254 - ribosome biogenesis [Evidence IEA]; GO_process: GO:0006810 - transport [Evidence IEA]; GO_process: GO:0007089 - traversing start control point of mitotic cell cycle [Evidence IMP] [PMID 11160833]) produces MVKRKRAALLPTNIALLQNLIRRDPPSYKEEFLLQYRHYESLRDIFLENTGAEQGSEEFSDLIGFVSQMCTCFPEETKTFPDTLFQILAQRHHELPSDLREKIVQSLTMLRNKGVITSEALIQNLFPILVSTDSKQLRSQVYSSIITLIKSVNQGAKNQKVNRSVQALLFNLLTDAESNGLWATKITRELWRRGIWDDSRTVEIMTQAAQHSNIKVSISAAKFFLGADKEREEAQQSDDEDDSVDMTALRHKMSINKKTSKRGKKLEQALKAVKKKGQAHHSATYLNFSAIHLLRDPQGFADNLFSVHLSRGGSRLKLEQKIIFMNLISRLVGVHKLTVLGLYSFFLKYLTPKQQDVTQIMAAAAQASHDLVPPDVISPVIRKVADEFVSDGVAAEVAAAGINTIREILSRAPLAIDKTLLHDLIEYKGSKSKPVMMAARGLVGLYREIDPSMLHTRDRGKVAAMALKDGDAATAGPKFGVESGTVNGIEGLELFRKWREEQGIDENANEDGNDGWEVATDEEEESDDESDDGWIQVESDQEYEISDSEDEDGEKKPDAKKSKLDEATAVNAAADADAFMKLASTTVLTPADFAKIDELKLAAGVEKAMGKHRGLRNEDQVEASTLVGPMKFKQLREEKIAAAREGKEDREFGSKKSKHLQKAHSTTNKDKARKKNFMMMIHKKDVQGKAKRSLRDKQKVLQAHITKQKKKGF; encoded by the coding sequence atggtgaaACGAAAGAGAGCAGCTTTGCTGCCAACCAACATTGCTTTGCTGCAAAATTTGATTAGAAGAGACCCTCCTTCATACAAAGAAGAGTTTTTACTTCAATATAGACACTATGAATCACTTCGAGACATCTTTCTGGAGAATACTGGAGCTGAACAAGGATCTGAAGAGTTTTCAGATCTTATCGGATTTGTGTCTCAAATGTGTACATGCTTTCCTGAAGAGACTAAGACTTTTCCAGATACTCTTTTCCAGATTCTGGCTCAACGCCATCATGAGTTGCCATCTGATTTGAGAGAGAAAATCGTTCAGAGTCTTACAATGTTGCGTAACAAAGGTGTTATTACTTCAGAAGCTCTTATTCAAAATCTATTTCCTATTCTTGTCTCGACAGACTCGAAACAATTACGATCCCAAGTATATTCATCTATCATTACTCTAATCAAAAGCGTCAACCAAGGTGCTAAGAATCAAAAAGTCAATAGAAGTGTACAGGCTTTACTGTTTAATCTGTTGACAGATGCCGAGTCCAACGGTCTATGGGCTACCAAGATCACTCGAGAGTTATGGAGAAGAGGTATCTGGGACGATTCACGAACAGTTGAAATCATGACCCAAGCGGCCCAACACTCGAATATCAAGGTATCTATTTCGGCAGCGAAGTTTTTCTTGGGTGCTGATAAGGAAAGAGAAGAGGCACAACAGTcggacgacgaagacgactcTGTCGACATGACTGCTCTACGTCACAAGATGTCTATCAATAAGAAGACGAGTAAGCGTGGTAAGAAACTGGAACAGGCACTCAAGGcagtcaagaagaagggtCAAGCTCATCACAGTGCTACCTATCTCAACTTCTCTGCTATTCATTTATTACGAGATCCTCAAGGATTTGCCGATAATTTATTCTCCGTGCACTTGTCCCGTGGCGGATCTAGACTCAAGTTAGAACAGaaaatcatcttcatgAACCTTATTTCACGACTAGTGGGTGTACACAAACTGACAGTTCTTGGATTATACTCTTTTTTCCTCAAGTACCTAACGCCCAAGCAACAGGACGTCACTCAGATcatggctgctgctgcacagGCTTCGCACGACTTGGTTCCACCAGATGTGATTAGTCCTGTTATCCGTAAAGTGGCTGATGAATTTGTAAGTGATGGTGTTGCCGCtgaagttgctgctgctggtatcaaTACGATCCGAGAGATCCTTAGTCGAGCACCTCTTGCTATTGACAAGACACTGCTCCACGATCTTATTGAGTACAAGGGATCTAAATCCAAGCCTGTAATGATGGCCGCCAGAggtttggttggtttgtACCGAGAAATCGACCCCTCGATGCTTCATACCAGAGACAGAGGCAAGGTAGCTGCCATGGCATTAAAGGATGgagatgctgctactgccgGACCCAAGTTTGGTGTTGAGAGTGGTACTGTCAACGGTATTGAGGGTCTTGAGCTGTTCAGAAAATGGCGTGAAGAACAAGGAATCGACGAGAATGCCAATGAAGACGGCAATGATGGATGGGAGGTTGccactgatgaagaagaagagtctgACGACGAGTCGGATGATGGCTGGATTCAAGTTGAGAGTGACCAAGAGTACGAGATCTCTGATTCAGAAGACGAGGACGGTGAGAAAAAGCCCGATGCCAAGAAATCGAAACTGGACGAGGCTACTGCcgtcaatgctgctgctgacgcCGACGCATTCATGAAACTAGCATCTACCACTGTTTTAACCCCTGCCGACTTTGCCAAAATCGACGAACTCAagcttgctgctggtgttgagaAAGCTATGGGTAAGCACCGCGGTCTGCGAAACGAGGACCAGGTCGAAGCCAGCACGCTTGTTGGACCCATGAAATTCAAGCAACTGCGTGAAGAGaagattgctgctgccagagAAGGCAAAGAAGACCGAGAATTCGGATCCAAGAAGAGCAAACATCTTCAAAAGGCACACAGTACTACCAACAAGGACAAGGCCCGTAAGAAGAATTTCATGATGATGATCCACAAAAAAGACGTCCAAGGCAAAGCAAAACGCAGTCTTCGCgacaaacaaaaagtcCTCCAAGCCCACATCACcaaacagaagaaaaagggCTTCTAA
- the TMA22 gene encoding Tma22p (hypothetical protein; associates with ribosomes and has a putative RNA binding domain; interacts with Tma20p; similar to human GRAP and human DRP1, which interacts with human Tma20p homolog MCT-1; protein abundance increases in response to DNA replication stress; GO_component: GO:0005737 - cytoplasm [Evidence IEA,IEA]; GO_component: GO:0005737 - cytoplasm [Evidence IDA] [PMID 14562095]; GO_component: GO:0030529 - ribonucleoprotein complex [Evidence IEA]; GO_component: GO:0005840 - ribosome [Evidence IEA]; GO_component: GO:0005840 - ribosome [Evidence IDA] [PMID 16702403]; GO_function: GO:0003723 - RNA binding [Evidence ISS] [PMID 10093218]; GO_function: GO:0003743 - translation initiation factor activity [Evidence IEA]; GO_process: GO:0008150 - biological_process [Evidence ND]; GO_process: GO:0006413 - translational initiation [Evidence IEA]) — protein MSTIVYCGVCSFPPEYCEFGGVAKRCREWLEKEHPDMYQKLYSVESLEQATSGLSLEKQEEIERKIQKQQAKEEAKAERELQKKMATKVTIKRIERSKRKHVVSITGLEVFGIDLKKLAKTFASKFATGASVTKTPDGRDEIIIQGDVADEVEEYVQELLEEKGLDEVKVEQIEDKPKKKKQQQPGTA, from the coding sequence atgagtACGATTGTGTATTGTGGAGTGTGTAGCTTTCCACCCGAGTACTGTGAATTTGGCGGTGTTGCCAAGAGATGCAGAGAATGGCTTGAGAAGGAACATCCCGACATGTACCAGAAGCTGTATTCAGTAGAGTCGCTGGAACAGGCGACTTCTGGACTTTCTCTTgagaaacaagaagaaatcgaacgtaaaatacaaaaacaacaggccaaagaagaagctaaAGCCGAAAGAGAGCTGCAGAAAAAGATGGCTACTAAAGTGACTATCAAGCGAATTGAGAGATCAAAGAGAAAGCACGTCGTCTCCATTACCGGTTTAGAAGTATTCGGCATTGatctgaagaagctggccAAGACATTTGCCTCGAAGTTCGCAACAGGAGCCAGTGTGACGAAAACACCTGACGGAAGAGACGAGATCATCATCCAAGGAGACGTTGCCGACGAGGTCGAGGAGTACGTGCAAGAGCTGCTAGAAGAAAAGGGTCTTGACGAAGTCAAGGTCGAGCAAATCGAAGACAAGcccaaaaagaagaagcagcagcagcccgGCACTGCCTAA